In a genomic window of Mastacembelus armatus chromosome 3, fMasArm1.2, whole genome shotgun sequence:
- the cenpq gene encoding centromere protein Q, with protein MKPVRGSNRAASKAPNLKYNKSDGRKGETTKKTKPKATGNQDQELSDSNQGQSTHPRAGQKRKAECLSSVPNQAKGCESWKQMPMSSIIALENMMDLAILATLALKWTKKKESQEHLNIMKNRFLVQCQQLKVPVQKPKRLEWSSQRHQEETTKSVAAKKALSTLEEDLRAVVSALESAEEQTVSLQHTCSMLRDQVQEEEEKAKEFLQITEQAVLDLPFIHPPKDKTTLEDRIRKMIPQHDSETTAHKLGEILQSEAIQDAQKLLAQAHKHADQLFFHGFIPVNCSGET; from the exons ATGAAGCCCGTACGAGGTTCTAACCGGGCGGCATCAAAAGCACCTAACTTGAAATATAATAAGTCAGATGGACGAAAGGGCGAAACGACAAAGAAGACCAAACCAAAAGCAACAGGAAATCAG GACCAGGAGCTCAGTGATAGTAACCAGGGTCAGAGCACCCACCCAAGAGcaggacagaaaaggaaag CTGAATGCTTATCTTCAGTCCCTAACCAAGCCAAAGGTTGTGAAAGCTGGAAGCAGATGCCGATGTCCTCCATCATAGCTCTGGAAAACATGATGGACCTGGCAATACT AGCAACTCTTGCTTTGAAGTGGACTAAGAAGAAAGAGAGCCAGGAACATTTGAACATTATGAAAAACAG gttCCTTGTTCAGTGCCAACAGCTCAAAGTTCCAGTGCAGAAACCAAAACGTTTGGAGTGGTCCTCTCAACGCCATCAGGAGGAGACCACTAAGTCAGTGGCTGCAAAGAAGGCTTTAAGTACCCTGGAG GAAGATTTGAGGGCTGTGGTTAGTGCTCTGGAAAGTGCAGAAGAGCAGACAGTCTCTTTACAACATACATGCAGCATGCTGAGAGACCAGgtgcaggaagaggaagaaaaagctAAAGAG TTCTTACAGATAACTGAACAAGCAGTTCTCGATCTCCCGTTCATCCATCCCCCAAAAGACAAAACGACATTAGAA gaTCGGATTAGAAAAATGATTCCACAACATGATTCTGAGACCACTGCCCACAAACTGGGAGAAATCCTGCAGTCAGAGGCCATACAGGATGCCCAGAAACTGCttgcacaggcacacaaacatgctgatCAGCTCTTCTTTCATGGCTTC